A genome region from Camelina sativa cultivar DH55 chromosome 10, Cs, whole genome shotgun sequence includes the following:
- the LOC104717133 gene encoding early nodulin-like protein 1 has translation MGIIVPILTLVFLLFAKVSHGASTPRVILVGGSVGAWKVPDSPNNTLNHWAENTRFKVGDFLVWKYDMKVDSVLEVTKEDYDSCNTAKPLKQYKDGHTEVHLDKSGPYFFISGAPGNCAKGEKITLVVLSERPSGDGSVAPKASPVSPTAPAPAPHNAAGGMKVASGWFLTTVVIGLAMA, from the exons atggGGATCATTGTTCCAATTCTCACCCTTGTTTTCCTCTTGTTTGCTAAAGTGAGCCATGGTGCCTCCACCCCTAGGGTGATTCTGGTCGGCGGATCTGTGGGAGCTTGGAAGGTCCCTGATTCTCCCAACAACACTCTCAATCACTGGGCCGAGAACACCCGTTTCAAAGTCGGCGACTTCCTTG TGTGGAAGTACGACATGAAAGTAGATTCAGTACTAGAAGTGACAAAAGAAGATTACGATAGCTGTAACACAGCAAAGCCCTTGAAGCAATACAAGGATGGACACACTGAGGTTCATCTTGACAAATCTGGCCCTTACTTCTTCATTAGTGGTGCTCCTGGAAACTGCGCTAAAGGTGAAAAGATTACTCTTGTTGTTTTGTCTGAACGACCATCCGGTGATGGCAGTGTCGCTCCTAAGGCTTCTCCTGTTAGCCCTACAGCTCCGGCTCCAGCTCCCCATAACGCTGCTGGTGGAATGAAGGTTGCAAGCGGTTGGTTCTTGACCACAGTTGTGATTGGTTTGGCTATGGCTTAA
- the LOC104717134 gene encoding 1-acyl-sn-glycerol-3-phosphate acyltransferase 1, chloroplastic produces the protein MDVASARSISSHPPYYRNPICSSQLSLIRLSRDKVCCFGRISNGIASFSTSLHAVPSGRNLSETRRTGFQLCNRSLSWDPFRFHDKKSHRLSELARTITVRSDFSGAATPEASYPEPEIKLSSRLRGVCFCVVAAVSAIVLIVLMLVGHPFVLLFDRYRRKFHHFIAKLWASISIYPFYKITIEGLENLPSSDTAAVYVSNHQSFLDIYTLLSIGKSFKFISKTGIFVIPIIGWAMSMMGVVPLKRMDPRSQMDCLKRCMELLKKGASVFFFPEGTRSKDGQLGPFKKGAFSVAAKTGVPVVPITLMGTGKIMPTGSEGILNHGEVRVIIHKPIHGSKADVLCKEARSKIAESMDLLS, from the exons ATGGATGTCGCTTCTGCTCGGAGCATCTCTTCACACCCTCCAT ATTATAGAAACCCGATTTGTTCATCACAGTTATCGTTGATTCGG CTTTCGAGAGATAAAGTATGTTGCTTTGGTCGTATTTCGAATGGCATAGCGAGCTTTAGTACTTCCCTTCATG CTGTTCCGAGTGGAAGAAATTTGAGTGAAACAAGACGTACTGGCTTTCAATTGTGTAACCGCTCTTTAAGTTGGGATCCTTTCAGATTTCATGATAAGAAATCACATAGATTAAGTGAATTGGCAAGAACTATCACTGTGAGATCAGATTTTTCTGGAGCTGCAACCCCTGAAGCTTCTTACCCGGaaccag AGATTAAGTTGAGCTCAAGACTCAGAGGGGTATGCTTTTGCGTTGTTGCTGCCGTTTCTGCCATTGTTCTCATTGTCCTGATGTTAGTTGGTCATCCGTTCGTCCTTCTCTTCGATCGCTATAGGAGAAAATTCCATCACTTCATCGCTAAACTTTGGGCTTCCATAAGCATTTATCCGTTTTACAAAATCACCATCGAGGGTTTGGAGAATCTGCCATCATCAGATACTGCTGCTGTATATGTTTCAAACCACCAAAGTTTCCTGGATATCTACACACTTCTCAGTATTGGAAAAAGCTTCAAATTCATCAGCAAGACAGGGATATTCGTAATTCCCATTATCGGTTGGGCTATGTCAATGATGGGTGTCGTTCCCTTGAAGCGGATGGACCCAAGAAGCCAAATG GATTGCTTAAAACGTTGCATGGAACTACTAAAGAAGGGAGCATCAGTATTTTTCTTCCCAGAAGGAACACGGAGCAAGGATGGTCAATTAGGTCCTTTCAAG AAAGGCGCATTTTCGGTGGCTGCAAAGACGGGAGTTCCAGTAGTACCAATAACGCTAATGGGAACAGGCAAGATCATGCCAACGGGTAGTGAAGGAATACTGAACCATGGGGAAGTCAGAGTTATCATCCATAAGCCAATACATGGAAGCAAAGCGGATGTTCTTTGCAAGGAAGCCAGAAGCAAGATTGCAGAATCTATGGATCTCTTAAGCTGA
- the LOC104717135 gene encoding putative F-box/LRR-repeat protein 19, which translates to MSNEGSKGSESSSEWANLTPDCLLEVFSKLTVDEMLDGPMQVCKPWSKSGNMAVYSAFDFGTRTAPLPASGEFDWDAMEEKMDALLQAFVDRSEGGLKSIKIKLCTDKSISYVADNCPDLVVLWLTSCPSVTDASILKIASNCKKLKEVCVRSSGGITW; encoded by the exons ATGAGCAACGAGGGTAGTAAGGGATCCGAAAGTTCGAGTGAGTGGGCTAACTTAACACCTGATTGCTTGCTCGAAGTCTTCTCGAAGCTAACTGTTGATGAGATGTTGGACGGCCCAATGCAAGTCTGCAAGCCATGGTCGAAATCTGGAAACATGGCCGTTTACAGTGCCTTTGACTTTGGAACTCGCACTGCTCCGCTTCCGGCCTCTGGTGAGTTCGACTGGGATGCCATGGAGGAGAAGATGGACGCCCTTCTCCAGGCTTTTGTCGATAGGAGCGAGGGTGGCTTGAAGAGTATCAAGATCAAGCTCTGCACTGACAAATCCATCTCCTACGTTGCTGATAA TTGCCCTGATCTTGTGGTGCTCTGGCTTACTTCCTGCCCAAGTGTCACTGATGCATCCATACTCAAGATTGCGTCGAACTGCAAGAAGCTGAAAGAAGTTTGCGTCCGCAGTTCAGGTGGAATAACATGGTGA